A part of Solibacillus sp. FSL H8-0538 genomic DNA contains:
- a CDS encoding putative hydro-lyase produces MNYENMSPKELRQAIRDEIIQSPTAGMSKGHTQANLAILPKEDAFDFLLFCQRNQKPCPLVDVLEPGQFESSIAQGSDIRTDIPKYRIYKNGEFIEEVNDITAYWQDDFVSFLIGCSFTFETPLLENGIPIRHIEEGCNVPMYKTSIETTPAGKFSGPLVVSMRPMTAEDAIRAVQITSRYPGVHGAPVHIGDPALIGIQDVHKPDFGDAVTIKDGEVPVFWACGVTPQAVAMQSKPAIMITHAPGHMFVSDQKDIQLSVL; encoded by the coding sequence ATGAACTACGAAAATATGTCACCTAAAGAGCTTCGACAAGCAATCCGTGATGAAATTATCCAATCGCCAACAGCGGGGATGTCAAAAGGTCACACGCAGGCGAACTTAGCAATTTTACCAAAAGAAGATGCGTTTGATTTTTTATTATTTTGTCAGCGCAATCAAAAACCTTGCCCGCTTGTCGATGTACTTGAGCCAGGACAATTTGAAAGCAGTATTGCTCAAGGTTCTGATATTCGAACAGATATCCCAAAATATCGTATTTACAAAAATGGTGAATTTATTGAAGAAGTAAACGATATTACAGCGTACTGGCAAGATGATTTTGTCAGCTTCTTAATTGGCTGTAGTTTCACATTCGAAACGCCCTTATTAGAAAATGGTATTCCAATTCGTCATATTGAAGAAGGATGCAATGTCCCAATGTATAAAACATCGATTGAAACAACACCTGCTGGTAAGTTTTCTGGACCGCTTGTAGTCAGCATGCGTCCTATGACAGCAGAGGATGCGATTCGAGCGGTACAAATTACATCGCGCTATCCGGGTGTACACGGTGCACCGGTTCATATTGGTGACCCTGCACTAATCGGTATTCAAGATGTGCATAAGCCTGATTTTGGGGATGCCGTGACGATTAAAGATGGTGAAGTTCCTGTTTTCTGGGCATGTGGAGTAACACCGCAAGCAGTTGCTATGCAAAGTAAGCCGGCC